The following proteins are co-located in the Doryrhamphus excisus isolate RoL2022-K1 chromosome 15, RoL_Dexc_1.0, whole genome shotgun sequence genome:
- the stat3 gene encoding signal transducer and activator of transcription 3 isoform X2 yields the protein MAQWNQLQQLETRYLEQLYHLYSDSFPMELRQFLAPWIESQDWAYAANKESHATLVFHNLLGEIDQQYSRFLQENNVLYQHNLRRIKQHLQSKYLEKPMEIARIVARCLWEEQRLLQTATAAAQDGQAAHPTGTVVTEKQQILEHNLQDIRKRVQDMEQKMKMLENLQDDFDFNYKTLKSQGELSQDLNGNSQAAATRQRMAQLEQMLSTLDQLRRQIVTEMGGLLTAMDYVQKNLTDEELADWKRRQQIACIGGPPNICLDRLETWITSLAESQLQIRQQIKKLEELQQKVSYKGDPIVQHRPALEEKIVDLFRNLMKSAFVVERQPCMPMHPDRPLVIKTGVQFTNKVRLLVKFPELNYQLKIKVCIDKESGDVAAIRGSRKFNILGTNTKVMNMEESNNGSLSAEFKHLTLREQRCGNGGRTNSDASLIVTEELHLITFETEVYHQGLKIDLETHSLPVVVISNICQMPNAWASILWYNMLTDQPKNVNFFTKPPVGTWDQVAEVLSWQFSSTTKRGLTIEQLTTLAEKLLGPSVNYSGCQFTWAKFCKENMAGKGFSFWVWLDNIIDLVKKYILALWNEGYIMGFISKERERAILSPKPPGTFLLRFSESSKEGGITFTWVEKDISGKTQIQSVEPYTKQQLNSMSFADIIMGYKIMDATNILVSPLVYLYPEIPKEEAFGKYCRPEAAPEPEMPGDSTSTIQPYLKTKFICVTPTNSGNTSDLYSLSLSPRTLDSLMPNEAEANPGHLESLTLDMDVASPM from the exons ATGGCCCAGTGGAACCAGTTGCAGCAGCTAGAGACCAGGTATCTGGAGCAGCTCTACCACCTATACAGTGACAGCTTCCCTATGGAACTGCGGCAGTTCCTCGCACCCTGGATCGAAAGCCAGGACTG GGCTTACGCTGCCAACAAGGAGTCGCACGCCACCCTGGTGTTCCACAACCTCCTGGGTGAGATAGACCAGCAGTACAGCCGCTTCCTGCAGGAGAACAATGTCCTATACCAGCACAACCTGCGCCGCATCAAGCAGCACCTGCAGAGCAAGTACTTGGAAAAGCCTATGGAGATCGCCCGCATCGTCGCCCGCTGCTTGTGGGAGGAGCAACGCCTGCTGCAGACCGCCACCGCAGCCGCGCAG GACGGACAGGCCGCCCACCCTACAGGTACCGTGGTGACAGAGAAGCAGCAGATTCTGGAGCACAACCTTCAAGACATCAGGAAACGAGTGCAG GACATGGAACAGAAGATGAAGATGCTGGAGAACCTGCAGGACGACTTTGATTTCAACTACAAGACACTGAAAAGCCAAGGAG aGTTATCCCAAGACCTGAACGGCAACAGCCAAGCGGCCGCCACCAGGCAACGTATGGCTCAGCTGGAGCAGATGCTGAGCACGTTGGACCAGCTCAGGAGG CAAATTGTGACAGAAATGGGAGGCTTACTGACCGCCATGGATTACGTACAGAAGAACCTGACAGATGAAGAACTGGCCGACTGGAAGCGACGGCAGCAAATTGCCTGCATCGGGGGTCCGCCTAATATCTGTCTAGACCGCCTGGAGACATG GATCACGTCCTTGGCCGAGTCCCAACTCCAGATCCGTCAACAGATCAAGAAGCTGGAGGAACTCCAGCAGAAAGTGTCCTACAAAGGGGACCCCATTGTCCAGCACCGGCCTGCCTTGGAGGAGAAGATAGTGGACTTGTTTCGTAACCTCATGAAGAG TGCATTTGTGGTGGAAAGACAACCGTGTATGCCCATGCACCCGGACAGACCGCTGGTTATCAAAACAGGCGTGCAGTTCACAAATAAAGTCCG GCTACTTGTGAAATTCCCTGAACTAAATTACCAGCTGAAAATCAAAGTTTGCATTGACaa GGAGTCTGGAGATGTGGCAGCAATCAGAGG GTCACGAAAGTTCAACATCCTGGGCACCAACACCAAAGTCATGAACATGGAGGAGTCCAACAACGGCAGCCTGTCGGCGGAGTTTAAACACTTG ACCCTGAGAGAGCAGCGGTGCGGGAACGGCGGACGCACCAACAGTGAC gCATCTCTTATTGTCACCGAGGAGCTCCATCTCATCACTTTTGAAACAGAAGTTTATCATCAGGGCTTGAAGATTGACCTGGAG ACGCATTCACTGCCCGTGGTGGTCATTTCCAACATCTGTCAGATGCCCAACGCCTGGGCCTCCATCCTGTGGTACAACATGCTCACCGATCAGCCTAAG aatgtgAACTTTTTCACCAAGCCCCCCGTGGGGACGTGGGaccaggtggcagaagtgctcAGTTGGCAGTTCTCGTCCACCACCAAGAGGGGGCTGACCATCGAACAGCTTACCACACTGGCTGAGAAACTGCTAG GGCCGTCTGTCAACTATTCCGGCTGTCAGTTCACCTGGGCCAAGTTCTGCAAG GAAAACATGGCTGGCAAAGGCTTTTCATTCTGGGTGTGGCTGGACAACATTATTGATCTGGTCAAGAAATATATCCTGGCGCTGTGGAACGAGGG GTATATTATGGGCTTCATCAGcaaagagcgagagagagccaTTCTCAGCCCGAAACCGCCAGGCACCTTTCTTCTGCGTTTCAGCGAGAGCAGCAAGGAGGGCGGCATCACGTTTACGTGGGTGGAAAAAGACATCAGCG GGAAAACTCAAATCCAGTCTGTGGAGCCGTACACCAAACAGCAGCTCAACAGCATGTCATTCGCCGACATCATCATGGGCTACAAAATCATGGACGCCACCAACATCCTGGTTTCACCCCTGGTGTATCTCTACCCTGAAATCCCCAAGGAGGAAGCTTTCGGGAAGTACTGCAGACCCGAGGCGGCTCCTGAACCAGAGATGCCGGGAGACTCCACAAGCA CGATTCAACCGTACTTGAAGACAAAGTTCATCTGCGTTACCCC AACAAACTCTGGGAACACCAGCGACCTTtactcgctctcgctctctccgcGCACTCTGGACTCGCTGATGCCCAACGAAGCCGAGGCTAATCCGGGACATCTGG AATCCCTCACTCTGGACATGGACGTGGCGTCTCCAATGTGA
- the stat3 gene encoding signal transducer and activator of transcription 3 isoform X1 encodes MAQWNQLQQLETRYLEQLYHLYSDSFPMELRQFLAPWIESQDWAYAANKESHATLVFHNLLGEIDQQYSRFLQENNVLYQHNLRRIKQHLQSKYLEKPMEIARIVARCLWEEQRLLQTATAAAQDGQAAHPTGTVVTEKQQILEHNLQDIRKRVQDMEQKMKMLENLQDDFDFNYKTLKSQGELSQDLNGNSQAAATRQRMAQLEQMLSTLDQLRRQIVTEMGGLLTAMDYVQKNLTDEELADWKRRQQIACIGGPPNICLDRLETWITSLAESQLQIRQQIKKLEELQQKVSYKGDPIVQHRPALEEKIVDLFRNLMKSAFVVERQPCMPMHPDRPLVIKTGVQFTNKVRLLVKFPELNYQLKIKVCIDKESGDVAAIRGSRKFNILGTNTKVMNMEESNNGSLSAEFKHLTLREQRCGNGGRTNSDASLIVTEELHLITFETEVYHQGLKIDLETHSLPVVVISNICQMPNAWASILWYNMLTDQPKNVNFFTKPPVGTWDQVAEVLSWQFSSTTKRGLTIEQLTTLAEKLLGPSVNYSGCQFTWAKFCKENMAGKGFSFWVWLDNIIDLVKKYILALWNEGYIMGFISKERERAILSPKPPGTFLLRFSESSKEGGITFTWVEKDISGKTQIQSVEPYTKQQLNSMSFADIIMGYKIMDATNILVSPLVYLYPEIPKEEAFGKYCRPEAAPEPEMPGDSTSTIQPYLKTKFICVTPCPSVFMDFPDSELLGNGFPGTNSGNTSDLYSLSLSPRTLDSLMPNEAEANPGHLESLTLDMDVASPM; translated from the exons ATGGCCCAGTGGAACCAGTTGCAGCAGCTAGAGACCAGGTATCTGGAGCAGCTCTACCACCTATACAGTGACAGCTTCCCTATGGAACTGCGGCAGTTCCTCGCACCCTGGATCGAAAGCCAGGACTG GGCTTACGCTGCCAACAAGGAGTCGCACGCCACCCTGGTGTTCCACAACCTCCTGGGTGAGATAGACCAGCAGTACAGCCGCTTCCTGCAGGAGAACAATGTCCTATACCAGCACAACCTGCGCCGCATCAAGCAGCACCTGCAGAGCAAGTACTTGGAAAAGCCTATGGAGATCGCCCGCATCGTCGCCCGCTGCTTGTGGGAGGAGCAACGCCTGCTGCAGACCGCCACCGCAGCCGCGCAG GACGGACAGGCCGCCCACCCTACAGGTACCGTGGTGACAGAGAAGCAGCAGATTCTGGAGCACAACCTTCAAGACATCAGGAAACGAGTGCAG GACATGGAACAGAAGATGAAGATGCTGGAGAACCTGCAGGACGACTTTGATTTCAACTACAAGACACTGAAAAGCCAAGGAG aGTTATCCCAAGACCTGAACGGCAACAGCCAAGCGGCCGCCACCAGGCAACGTATGGCTCAGCTGGAGCAGATGCTGAGCACGTTGGACCAGCTCAGGAGG CAAATTGTGACAGAAATGGGAGGCTTACTGACCGCCATGGATTACGTACAGAAGAACCTGACAGATGAAGAACTGGCCGACTGGAAGCGACGGCAGCAAATTGCCTGCATCGGGGGTCCGCCTAATATCTGTCTAGACCGCCTGGAGACATG GATCACGTCCTTGGCCGAGTCCCAACTCCAGATCCGTCAACAGATCAAGAAGCTGGAGGAACTCCAGCAGAAAGTGTCCTACAAAGGGGACCCCATTGTCCAGCACCGGCCTGCCTTGGAGGAGAAGATAGTGGACTTGTTTCGTAACCTCATGAAGAG TGCATTTGTGGTGGAAAGACAACCGTGTATGCCCATGCACCCGGACAGACCGCTGGTTATCAAAACAGGCGTGCAGTTCACAAATAAAGTCCG GCTACTTGTGAAATTCCCTGAACTAAATTACCAGCTGAAAATCAAAGTTTGCATTGACaa GGAGTCTGGAGATGTGGCAGCAATCAGAGG GTCACGAAAGTTCAACATCCTGGGCACCAACACCAAAGTCATGAACATGGAGGAGTCCAACAACGGCAGCCTGTCGGCGGAGTTTAAACACTTG ACCCTGAGAGAGCAGCGGTGCGGGAACGGCGGACGCACCAACAGTGAC gCATCTCTTATTGTCACCGAGGAGCTCCATCTCATCACTTTTGAAACAGAAGTTTATCATCAGGGCTTGAAGATTGACCTGGAG ACGCATTCACTGCCCGTGGTGGTCATTTCCAACATCTGTCAGATGCCCAACGCCTGGGCCTCCATCCTGTGGTACAACATGCTCACCGATCAGCCTAAG aatgtgAACTTTTTCACCAAGCCCCCCGTGGGGACGTGGGaccaggtggcagaagtgctcAGTTGGCAGTTCTCGTCCACCACCAAGAGGGGGCTGACCATCGAACAGCTTACCACACTGGCTGAGAAACTGCTAG GGCCGTCTGTCAACTATTCCGGCTGTCAGTTCACCTGGGCCAAGTTCTGCAAG GAAAACATGGCTGGCAAAGGCTTTTCATTCTGGGTGTGGCTGGACAACATTATTGATCTGGTCAAGAAATATATCCTGGCGCTGTGGAACGAGGG GTATATTATGGGCTTCATCAGcaaagagcgagagagagccaTTCTCAGCCCGAAACCGCCAGGCACCTTTCTTCTGCGTTTCAGCGAGAGCAGCAAGGAGGGCGGCATCACGTTTACGTGGGTGGAAAAAGACATCAGCG GGAAAACTCAAATCCAGTCTGTGGAGCCGTACACCAAACAGCAGCTCAACAGCATGTCATTCGCCGACATCATCATGGGCTACAAAATCATGGACGCCACCAACATCCTGGTTTCACCCCTGGTGTATCTCTACCCTGAAATCCCCAAGGAGGAAGCTTTCGGGAAGTACTGCAGACCCGAGGCGGCTCCTGAACCAGAGATGCCGGGAGACTCCACAAGCA CGATTCAACCGTACTTGAAGACAAAGTTCATCTGCGTTACCCC GTGTCCCTCCGTGTTCATGGACTTTCCGGACAGTGAGCTGCTTGGGAACGGATTCCCAGG AACAAACTCTGGGAACACCAGCGACCTTtactcgctctcgctctctccgcGCACTCTGGACTCGCTGATGCCCAACGAAGCCGAGGCTAATCCGGGACATCTGG AATCCCTCACTCTGGACATGGACGTGGCGTCTCCAATGTGA